The following coding sequences are from one Treponema parvum window:
- a CDS encoding phosphoribosylformylglycinamidine synthase, producing MFRIYVERKEGFQNEAARFFSEIRDFLGIKGITGVRYLNRYDMENISKDVAMSAATRIFSEPQSDLYTFSEINVEKDETVIAWEYLPGQYDQRADSSRQCLLLLREDLSRSVRTEANPPLVHCAKMLILKGNLSTEDIKKIENYVINPVDSRLASHEIPETLVMKTKDPEDIEILDGFISLDERALETLRLDMCLAMDFADIKFLQDYFKKENRNPTETEVRVLDTYWSDHCRHTTFLTELSDIQIEDGPYSQLFKKSLENYNSMRDDLYAKKSGKPVTLMDMATIGAKYLRKHGKLDDLEVSEENNACSIYIDVHYTADKNGNLVTKNSENSTERWLLMFKNETHNHPTEIEPFGGAATCIGGAIRDPLSGRSWVYQSMRITGAGDPTVPLSETLPGKLPQIKLVREAAQGFSSYGNQIGLTTGQVTEFYHDGYKAKRMELGAVIAAAPADTVIRKTPEKGDVIILLGGGTGRDGIGGATGSSKVHTKKSVVTAAAEVQKGNAVEERKIQRLFRNPDVSLMILRCNDFGAGGVSVAIGELAPGLDINLDAVPKKYEGLNGTELAISESQERMAVVVKKEDADKFIKAASEENLQAVAVAVVTDTNRLVMRWRKKVIVDIAREFLDAAGAPHKANALIESPAKPEDSSLAHPLASVLKELKNKGEPENRLKNAWLKNMSDLACCSQRGLGERFDGSIGSSSVLFPYGGRRQCTPEAGMAAKIPVISPSETSTVSLMSFGFDPRISEWSPWHGSQISVLSSLAKILCMGGRPDTARLSFQEFFGRAVDKKTWGYPAAALLGALDAQKAMGTASIGGKDSMSGSFENMNVPHTLVSFAVAHEEVKNVTCGSFKKSGSSVYIVVTPYSEKLVPDFKAFNENANTLYRYNSEGKIFAMYPVCAGGIAEAVTKMAMGNNIGIKIMSVPKGGAVYGTSSSFSDIPFSNLFTPLYGAVIVETDLDLENDPDLVHKTVIKLGETQKSPEITIYASAAAAEAEKDSEPVSIPLKEAEDAWESTLSKVFPIKSEKNSLKDLPGFAKKTHPSVAAVRKNPAFKTVSVRPLALLPVFPGTNCEYDMARAFNLAGAKTKILVFKNNTQEALQASLKEFERAIAEAQILALSGGFSAGDEPDGSGKFIANVLRQNNIADAVMSLLEKRNGLILGICNGFQALIKTGLLPYGKIIPITQDMPTLTFNTIGRHVSRISRTKIVSAVSPWAQDPSVIEDKIHLVPVSHGEGRIFMRSEEAKFLFESGQVFSQYTDETGSPALSEPDNPNGSLFAIEGITSPCGKILGKMGHSERTIGSGKNGCSRDLIKNVAGDPLTNEHESSCQNIFAAGVRYFS from the coding sequence ATGTTCCGCATATATGTAGAAAGAAAAGAAGGTTTTCAAAACGAAGCCGCCCGCTTTTTTTCCGAAATAAGGGATTTTTTAGGAATCAAAGGAATTACGGGCGTACGATATTTAAATCGCTACGACATGGAAAACATCTCAAAAGATGTCGCGATGTCCGCCGCGACTCGTATTTTTTCGGAGCCGCAGAGCGACCTTTACACGTTTTCAGAAATTAACGTAGAAAAAGACGAAACCGTCATCGCGTGGGAATACCTTCCCGGGCAGTACGATCAGAGAGCGGATTCTTCCCGGCAGTGTCTTCTTTTGCTGCGTGAAGATCTTTCGCGGTCGGTCAGAACGGAAGCGAACCCTCCTCTCGTGCACTGCGCAAAGATGCTGATTTTAAAAGGAAATTTGTCGACCGAAGACATAAAAAAAATAGAAAACTATGTCATAAACCCTGTAGATTCGAGGCTCGCTTCTCATGAAATTCCTGAAACCCTTGTTATGAAAACAAAGGATCCGGAAGATATCGAAATTCTTGACGGTTTTATTTCTCTAGATGAGAGGGCTCTTGAAACTTTGCGACTGGACATGTGTTTGGCGATGGATTTTGCGGATATAAAATTTTTGCAGGATTATTTTAAAAAAGAAAACCGAAATCCTACGGAAACCGAAGTCCGTGTTTTGGACACATATTGGTCGGATCACTGCCGTCACACCACTTTTTTAACCGAGCTCAGCGACATTCAAATTGAAGACGGCCCTTATTCGCAATTATTTAAAAAATCCTTAGAAAACTATAATTCCATGAGAGATGATCTGTATGCTAAAAAAAGCGGCAAGCCGGTAACTCTTATGGATATGGCGACGATAGGGGCCAAATATCTTCGTAAACACGGCAAACTCGACGATTTGGAAGTTTCCGAAGAAAACAACGCCTGTTCGATTTACATCGACGTGCATTACACGGCCGATAAAAACGGAAACCTCGTTACAAAAAATTCCGAAAATTCCACCGAACGCTGGCTCTTGATGTTTAAAAATGAAACGCATAATCACCCTACGGAAATAGAACCCTTCGGCGGAGCGGCCACTTGTATAGGCGGAGCTATAAGGGATCCGCTTTCGGGACGCTCGTGGGTATACCAATCAATGCGCATTACGGGAGCGGGCGATCCCACCGTTCCTCTTTCCGAGACTTTGCCGGGAAAACTTCCGCAAATAAAGCTTGTGCGTGAAGCCGCCCAAGGATTTTCTTCTTACGGAAATCAGATAGGGCTTACGACAGGGCAGGTAACGGAATTTTATCACGACGGATACAAAGCTAAGCGCATGGAATTGGGAGCAGTCATCGCCGCCGCGCCTGCAGACACTGTCATACGCAAAACCCCTGAAAAAGGGGACGTCATAATACTCTTGGGCGGCGGTACCGGACGGGACGGAATCGGAGGAGCGACGGGATCTTCCAAAGTCCATACAAAAAAATCCGTCGTTACGGCGGCGGCTGAAGTACAAAAGGGGAACGCAGTTGAAGAGCGAAAGATCCAGAGACTTTTCAGAAATCCCGACGTAAGCCTTATGATACTCCGCTGCAACGACTTCGGCGCAGGAGGCGTTTCCGTAGCGATAGGGGAACTTGCGCCGGGGCTGGACATCAATCTGGACGCCGTTCCTAAAAAATACGAAGGCCTTAACGGTACGGAACTTGCCATTTCAGAATCTCAGGAACGGATGGCTGTAGTTGTAAAAAAAGAGGATGCCGATAAGTTTATCAAGGCTGCTTCCGAAGAAAATTTGCAAGCCGTCGCAGTAGCCGTCGTAACCGATACGAACCGGCTCGTCATGAGGTGGCGAAAAAAAGTCATCGTAGACATAGCGCGTGAATTTTTGGACGCAGCGGGAGCCCCGCATAAGGCGAACGCCCTTATCGAAAGCCCTGCGAAGCCTGAAGATTCTTCTTTAGCGCATCCGCTCGCTTCGGTTTTAAAAGAACTTAAAAACAAGGGTGAGCCCGAAAACCGTCTTAAAAACGCATGGCTTAAAAACATGTCGGACCTCGCCTGCTGTTCACAAAGAGGTCTCGGCGAAAGATTTGACGGTTCCATAGGATCGTCCAGCGTTCTGTTTCCGTACGGAGGAAGACGGCAATGCACTCCCGAAGCGGGAATGGCTGCAAAAATCCCCGTGATCTCTCCTTCGGAAACTTCTACCGTAAGCCTTATGTCATTCGGCTTTGACCCCAGAATAAGCGAATGGAGCCCTTGGCACGGCTCTCAAATATCGGTTCTTTCTTCTCTTGCAAAAATTCTTTGCATGGGAGGAAGACCTGATACCGCCCGTCTTTCTTTTCAGGAATTTTTCGGCAGGGCGGTAGACAAAAAAACTTGGGGTTATCCTGCCGCAGCTCTGCTGGGCGCGCTCGATGCACAAAAAGCGATGGGAACCGCGAGCATAGGCGGAAAGGACAGCATGAGCGGCAGCTTTGAAAACATGAACGTGCCGCATACGCTCGTTTCTTTTGCAGTCGCCCATGAAGAAGTAAAAAACGTGACCTGCGGTTCATTTAAAAAAAGTGGCAGTTCCGTTTATATTGTCGTAACTCCCTATTCGGAAAAACTCGTTCCCGATTTTAAAGCGTTTAATGAAAACGCGAATACCCTGTATCGGTACAACAGTGAAGGTAAGATTTTTGCAATGTATCCCGTATGTGCCGGAGGAATTGCGGAAGCCGTAACCAAAATGGCCATGGGAAACAACATCGGCATAAAAATAATGTCCGTCCCGAAAGGCGGCGCCGTGTACGGTACGAGTTCATCTTTTTCGGATATTCCGTTTTCAAATCTGTTTACGCCGCTCTACGGCGCCGTCATAGTTGAAACGGATCTTGATCTTGAAAACGACCCCGATCTGGTTCATAAAACAGTAATAAAACTCGGGGAAACTCAAAAATCCCCCGAAATTACGATTTATGCATCGGCAGCTGCAGCGGAGGCTGAAAAAGATTCGGAACCGGTTTCCATACCATTAAAAGAAGCCGAAGATGCATGGGAAAGCACTCTTTCGAAAGTGTTTCCTATAAAGTCGGAAAAAAATTCTTTAAAAGATCTGCCGGGTTTTGCAAAAAAAACACATCCTTCCGTAGCGGCCGTCAGAAAAAACCCTGCTTTTAAAACCGTATCCGTAAGACCCTTGGCGCTGCTGCCTGTTTTTCCGGGCACCAACTGTGAATACGATATGGCGAGAGCTTTCAATCTTGCGGGAGCAAAAACTAAAATTCTTGTGTTCAAAAACAATACACAAGAAGCGTTGCAGGCTTCTTTAAAGGAATTTGAAAGAGCGATAGCCGAAGCCCAAATCCTTGCTCTTTCCGGCGGATTTTCGGCAGGGGACGAACCTGACGGTTCGGGCAAATTTATAGCGAACGTCCTTCGCCAAAATAATATTGCGGACGCGGTCATGTCCCTGCTTGAAAAACGGAACGGCCTCATACTCGGCATATGCAACGGTTTTCAAGCGCTCATAAAAACGGGTCTTTTGCCCTACGGCAAGATCATTCCGATAACGCAAGACATGCCAACGCTGACATTCAATACGATAGGACGGCACGTTTCAAGAATTTCGCGCACAAAAATAGTTTCGGCCGTAAGCCCTTGGGCGCAGGATCCGTCGGTAATTGAAGACAAAATACATCTTGTTCCCGTGTCGCACGGCGAAGGAAGGATCTTTATGCGTTCCGAAGAAGCGAAGTTTTTGTTTGAAAGCGGACAGGTTTTCAGCCAATATACGGATGAAACGGGGAGCCCCGCGCTTTCGGAGCCTGACAATCCCAATGGATCCTTGTTCGCCATAGAAGGAATAACAAGCCCTTGCGGAAAAATTCTCGGAAAAATGGGTCACAGCGAACGAACGATAGGAAGCGGTAAAAACGGTTGTTCAAGGGATTTAATAAAGAATGTTGCGGGCGATCCGCTTACAAACGAACATGAAAGTTCCTGCCAAAACATTTTTGCCGCAGGCGTGCGTTATTTCAGTTAA
- a CDS encoding extracellular solute-binding protein encodes MKKALIVLSVLTVLLSSAFATGFKDSASAQEKAPTELVIWSAAQEKEAKALVAKFNVIHPEIKVNIIRAGAGELNTRLNAEQPKPSGDILLGASQEILDGSYNYFRAYKSVNDSKLDKNLRDRADVPKYYSYSMPIQCFMVNTDLLKPEEYPKTWKDLADPKYKGKIIMGNPALSGGAYAQLYMIYKLYGESILPSLAKNCTFTPNSTTVGESVARGEYAIGVTAEYNVSKFMVSGSHVTYVYPEDGTGLRFDGSAIINNGPNPKAAELFMDFLTTEDAYRTIRETQGRRVVMDNIPDPDFLPSLKNIKFFDYNAVEAQKLRKDLTDRFSEMML; translated from the coding sequence ATGAAAAAAGCGCTTATTGTTTTATCCGTGTTAACCGTTTTGCTGAGCTCGGCCTTTGCAACCGGTTTTAAAGACTCCGCCTCCGCTCAGGAAAAGGCGCCTACCGAATTGGTGATTTGGAGCGCGGCGCAGGAAAAAGAGGCAAAAGCCTTGGTTGCAAAATTTAACGTCATCCACCCCGAAATTAAAGTGAACATCATAAGAGCGGGAGCCGGAGAACTCAATACGCGGCTTAACGCCGAACAGCCCAAGCCTTCCGGAGATATTTTGCTGGGAGCTTCTCAGGAAATTCTTGACGGTTCATATAACTATTTTAGGGCTTACAAGTCGGTTAACGATTCAAAACTTGACAAAAACCTTCGCGACAGAGCCGACGTTCCCAAGTACTATAGCTATTCCATGCCTATTCAGTGCTTTATGGTAAACACCGACCTTTTAAAACCGGAAGAATACCCGAAGACGTGGAAAGATTTAGCCGATCCAAAATACAAGGGCAAGATCATCATGGGAAACCCCGCGCTGAGCGGAGGAGCTTACGCCCAGCTTTATATGATCTATAAACTGTACGGCGAATCCATTCTTCCTTCCCTTGCAAAAAACTGCACTTTTACGCCTAATTCCACAACGGTAGGCGAATCAGTCGCCCGCGGCGAATACGCTATCGGCGTTACCGCAGAATATAATGTTTCAAAATTTATGGTGAGCGGAAGCCACGTAACCTACGTATACCCTGAAGACGGAACGGGTCTCCGCTTCGACGGTTCCGCAATTATAAACAACGGGCCGAATCCCAAGGCTGCGGAACTGTTTATGGATTTTTTAACCACGGAAGACGCCTACAGGACGATCAGAGAAACGCAGGGACGCCGCGTAGTAATGGATAATATCCCCGATCCGGACTTTTTACCGTCTTTGAAAAATATAAAATTCTTTGACTATAACGCAGTCGAAGCGCAAAAATTGAGAAAAGACCTGACTGACCGTTTTTCGGAAATGATGCTCTAA
- a CDS encoding ABC transporter ATP-binding protein, with translation MMSLSLTYQNVDKVYGGKGPSAVKALSDVSFVIEPGELFCLLGPSGCGKTTLLRSTAGLETITSGKILYGDTDMTIIPPYKRNIGMVFQSFALYPHMNIFENVAYGLRVRKTDNETVKKKVESVMELVGLQEELKRNPFPTALSGGQQQRVAIARALVYDPDILLLDEPLANLDAKLRRYMRAEIRRIQKATNITTIFVTHDQEEAMAVGDRLAVLRRGVVEQIGSSDELYTAPDNAFVANFIGKMNYFNAELTDKRSAKIHTTNITVSVSENNDRTKGAVAAGKDVFVGARPEMLEVTSEKDPSCISGKIQIIQHLGQVVRYEITVDKKISPVALEVDMPFLVKGLKEHDDVSVRIKEGRAFLFKPEVNN, from the coding sequence ATGATGAGTTTAAGTTTAACCTATCAAAATGTAGATAAAGTTTACGGCGGCAAGGGACCTTCCGCAGTAAAGGCTTTAAGCGATGTTTCTTTTGTGATAGAACCGGGAGAATTGTTTTGCCTGCTCGGTCCTTCCGGTTGCGGGAAAACCACATTGCTGAGGAGCACCGCCGGTCTTGAAACCATAACGAGCGGTAAGATCCTTTACGGCGACACTGACATGACTATAATTCCGCCGTATAAAAGAAATATAGGCATGGTGTTTCAGAGCTTCGCCCTTTATCCGCACATGAACATATTTGAAAACGTCGCATACGGCTTACGCGTAAGGAAGACGGACAACGAAACCGTCAAAAAAAAGGTTGAAAGCGTTATGGAGCTTGTGGGTCTGCAGGAAGAATTAAAAAGAAATCCGTTCCCCACGGCTCTTTCAGGCGGACAGCAGCAGCGCGTAGCCATCGCAAGGGCTCTCGTTTACGATCCGGATATTTTGCTTTTGGACGAACCGCTTGCAAACCTTGACGCAAAGTTAAGGCGCTACATGAGGGCTGAAATCCGCAGAATACAAAAGGCTACAAATATAACCACAATTTTTGTAACGCACGACCAAGAAGAAGCTATGGCCGTAGGCGACAGGCTTGCCGTTTTAAGACGCGGAGTTGTAGAACAGATTGGCTCGAGCGATGAGCTGTACACGGCTCCGGACAACGCCTTTGTTGCAAATTTCATAGGCAAGATGAACTATTTTAACGCCGAGCTTACGGACAAACGATCGGCAAAAATTCACACAACGAACATTACCGTTTCGGTTTCGGAGAATAACGACAGAACGAAGGGAGCCGTCGCTGCGGGTAAAGACGTATTTGTCGGCGCAAGACCCGAAATGCTTGAAGTTACGTCCGAAAAAGATCCTTCGTGTATTTCCGGTAAAATCCAGATCATTCAGCACTTGGGTCAGGTAGTCCGCTATGAGATAACCGTCGATAAAAAAATCAGTCCGGTTGCGCTTGAAGTCGATATGCCGTTCCTTGTAAAGGGCTTAAAAGAACACGACGACGTATCCGTCCGCATAAAAGAAGGAAGAGCGTTTTTGTTTAAGCCGGAGGTAAATAATTAA
- a CDS encoding ABC transporter permease, with translation MKSDSKNNLSPAIKDASALYKKDRSQFFIFLVPLLFLLIFLIYPLVITLFRAFMPSGIELKLSEFTVSGFKKFFTSKLYMTSMKNSLISSLSVTLGTLLIGVPMGYFVARVKIPGKKLMLSLGILPMIMPSFIGAFSWVILLGNKGIMKYFFNFLLSPLGITLPSIYGMFGMIFCMVLSYYPFVFLLAEGAFSGANNLLEDAGMLMGAKKGRIFRTITLPLILPSLGASALLVFIRAIGNFGIPAMIGGDQYVLPTLIYFRVNGFADYNGASTIAVVNCIITGIILYAQKRMVKSREYETISATHTEIRQHTNMAARILAFIFCLLVLVLSLAPQITIIIMSFFEKWYGLFPEGFTLNNYKVIPKTSGHEFFNSFYLSTAATVLSAFLGSIMAYITERKRPKGAGIIDMSIMIPFILPGTVVSVALISAFTGNTFISIGGTYTIIIISYMIRRTPYTYRSVCASLTQLNPSLEEASTIAGATWFYTFRKVSVPLILPGIISGAILTFTTLLQELSTTILLYGPKTRTVPVQIYVAVAEGTLGEASALSTVLLIVVFLVVYGTNKIRGLRMSNSFKM, from the coding sequence ATGAAATCCGACAGCAAAAATAATTTATCGCCTGCAATAAAAGACGCTTCCGCTCTTTATAAAAAAGACAGGTCGCAGTTTTTTATATTTTTGGTTCCGCTTTTATTTTTATTGATATTTTTGATCTATCCTTTGGTAATAACCTTGTTCAGAGCCTTTATGCCCAGCGGGATAGAGTTAAAGCTCAGCGAATTTACTGTAAGCGGCTTTAAGAAATTCTTTACCAGCAAGCTCTACATGACGAGCATGAAGAACAGCCTTATCTCAAGCCTTTCGGTAACGCTCGGAACCTTGCTCATAGGGGTGCCCATGGGCTACTTTGTGGCCAGAGTAAAGATCCCCGGTAAAAAACTTATGCTGTCTCTGGGAATTCTTCCCATGATAATGCCGTCTTTTATCGGAGCTTTTAGCTGGGTTATCCTTTTAGGCAACAAGGGAATAATGAAATATTTTTTCAACTTTTTGCTTTCACCATTAGGGATCACCCTTCCGAGCATATACGGTATGTTCGGCATGATTTTTTGTATGGTTCTGTCATATTATCCTTTCGTGTTCCTTTTGGCCGAAGGAGCTTTCAGCGGGGCGAACAATCTTTTGGAAGACGCCGGAATGCTCATGGGCGCAAAAAAGGGAAGAATTTTCAGAACCATTACGCTGCCTCTCATACTGCCCAGTTTAGGCGCTTCCGCCCTTTTGGTATTTATACGAGCGATCGGAAACTTCGGAATTCCCGCCATGATCGGCGGCGACCAGTACGTGCTTCCGACCTTGATCTACTTTAGAGTAAACGGCTTTGCCGATTATAACGGAGCGAGCACGATCGCCGTAGTAAACTGCATAATAACGGGCATAATACTTTACGCGCAGAAACGCATGGTAAAAAGCAGAGAATACGAAACGATAAGCGCGACGCACACTGAAATCAGGCAGCACACGAATATGGCTGCAAGGATTTTAGCGTTTATTTTTTGCCTTTTAGTCCTGGTGCTTTCTTTGGCGCCTCAGATAACGATCATCATCATGAGCTTTTTTGAAAAATGGTACGGTTTGTTCCCCGAAGGCTTTACCCTAAACAACTATAAGGTAATTCCCAAGACAAGCGGTCATGAATTTTTCAATTCGTTCTACCTTTCAACGGCGGCTACGGTTCTGTCCGCATTTTTGGGCAGCATCATGGCCTATATAACCGAGAGGAAGCGTCCCAAAGGAGCCGGCATTATCGATATGTCGATAATGATTCCCTTTATTTTGCCGGGGACGGTAGTTTCGGTTGCCCTCATATCGGCTTTTACGGGAAATACGTTTATAAGCATCGGTGGTACTTACACGATCATCATTATTTCATATATGATAAGGCGTACGCCCTACACTTACCGTTCCGTATGCGCAAGTTTGACGCAGCTTAATCCGTCGCTGGAAGAAGCGTCGACGATCGCAGGCGCCACGTGGTTTTACACCTTCAGGAAGGTAAGCGTTCCTTTGATTTTGCCGGGAATCATAAGCGGCGCAATCCTGACGTTTACGACGCTGTTGCAGGAATTGTCCACGACGATCCTTTTGTACGGACCTAAGACAAGAACGGTTCCTGTTCAGATATACGTTGCCGTAGCCGAAGGAACTTTAGGCGAAGCGTCCGCTTTAAGTACCGTTTTGCTCATAGTGGTGTTCCTTGTGGTCTACGGAACAAATAAGATCCGCGGACTGCGCATGTCAAACAGTTTTAAGATGTAA
- the hisIE gene encoding bifunctional phosphoribosyl-AMP cyclohydrolase/phosphoribosyl-ATP diphosphatase HisIE, with the protein MVIASIDLKGGHVVQLKNGKELVIQRDDADKLIEDFNRYGEVAVIDLDAALGNADAQGNTVNTALLKSLLRRGNVRCGGGIRSVKRAKELVSLGAEKVIIGSAAWNASANSCGDILNKKFLEELVNAVGRQRIIIAVDAVNEKITVKGWTQALNISLIEGAKAAENFCSELLFTCVEKEGCMQGADIKTIENLRKAVNCRIVAAGGVSSIQEIEMLEKMHCDVQIGMALYTGKITLKDAFISCLDWQKTEGLVPVIAQDAHGEVLMLGYANKDAFEKTFKTGKLTFWSRTRRVLWTKGENSGHYLELVKLRADCDRDTVLATVVPHGGVCHTGSWSCFTSAPDEPSTMERLYAIISERFADPSPGSYTATLNDKRVREKIEEEAQELCEARTKDEIVWETSDLLYFVSVLMNKSGITWQDIYNELDKRHKEK; encoded by the coding sequence ATGGTAATCGCTTCTATCGATTTAAAAGGCGGGCACGTCGTTCAATTAAAAAACGGAAAAGAACTTGTAATTCAGCGCGACGACGCGGATAAACTTATCGAAGACTTCAATCGCTACGGCGAAGTCGCCGTTATAGATCTTGACGCGGCTCTGGGAAACGCGGATGCCCAAGGAAACACGGTAAATACCGCCTTGTTAAAATCGCTTTTGCGCCGGGGGAACGTAAGGTGCGGGGGCGGCATACGCTCCGTAAAGCGTGCAAAAGAATTGGTCAGCCTAGGAGCCGAAAAAGTCATAATCGGTTCCGCCGCATGGAACGCAAGCGCAAATTCCTGCGGCGATATCCTAAATAAAAAGTTTTTGGAAGAACTCGTAAATGCCGTAGGCAGACAACGCATAATCATCGCCGTAGACGCCGTCAATGAAAAAATCACCGTAAAAGGCTGGACACAAGCTTTAAACATTTCTCTCATAGAAGGGGCAAAAGCCGCAGAAAATTTTTGCTCGGAGCTTTTATTCACATGCGTTGAAAAAGAAGGCTGTATGCAAGGCGCCGACATAAAAACCATAGAAAACCTTCGCAAAGCCGTAAACTGCAGAATAGTTGCCGCCGGAGGCGTTTCATCAATCCAAGAAATTGAAATGCTCGAAAAAATGCATTGCGACGTTCAAATCGGAATGGCGCTTTACACGGGAAAAATCACGCTGAAAGACGCTTTTATTTCCTGTTTGGATTGGCAAAAGACAGAGGGACTTGTTCCCGTCATTGCACAGGATGCGCACGGGGAGGTCCTAATGTTGGGCTATGCCAATAAAGACGCCTTTGAAAAGACATTTAAAACAGGTAAGCTCACTTTTTGGAGCCGTACTCGTCGCGTCCTTTGGACAAAGGGTGAAAATTCAGGGCACTATCTTGAACTGGTAAAACTTCGCGCAGACTGCGACAGGGACACGGTTTTGGCGACCGTCGTTCCTCACGGCGGCGTATGTCATACGGGAAGCTGGTCGTGCTTTACTTCCGCTCCGGACGAACCTTCCACTATGGAGCGGCTTTACGCGATAATATCCGAACGTTTTGCCGATCCGAGCCCCGGATCGTATACGGCGACTCTTAACGACAAACGTGTGCGCGAAAAAATCGAAGAAGAAGCTCAGGAACTGTGCGAAGCCCGAACCAAAGATGAAATAGTCTGGGAAACTTCGGACCTTTTGTATTTTGTGAGCGTCCTGATGAATAAGAGCGGAATTACGTGGCAGGATATTTACAATGAATTGGACAAGCGCCACAAGGAAAAATGA
- the hisD gene encoding histidinol dehydrogenase, producing the protein MIKIQKACELESDFFAVRDFGSSLETVKTILSDVKVKKDFALHEYAKKFDAADPAVFEIPQSDLKAAAKKMEKQDPALYEALSYSRDLALEFAKKQKESFGDFEIELRPGLFTGQRTVAVEKVGAYVPAGRFPLLSTVIMTVMPAKAAGVKETIICTPPRVHPDDLKKAGNVSAETTSSVSSVAEGISGKAFSGGKPYADEGIMAAAYICGTDRVFACGGAQAIAAMAFGTQSVPQVDVIVGPGNKFVAEAKKLVYGAVGLDMAAGPTEVFIIADSSANPKWIAADLLAQAEHDVVAQPVLATPSREFAFSVAAEIEKQLETLQTKNIARESIDNFGRIIITESLEQAADIANRKAPEHLELAIDEDSKLDKIEKLVHNYGSLFIGHSSAEVLGDYAAGINHTLPTSGSARFTGGLSVRCFLKTVTTLRTKPGYDGVNKSAKVSACLGDAEGLFAHAQAARLRIRE; encoded by the coding sequence ATGATAAAAATACAAAAAGCCTGTGAACTTGAAAGCGACTTTTTTGCGGTACGGGATTTCGGATCTTCCCTTGAGACGGTAAAGACCATTTTGTCCGACGTCAAAGTGAAAAAGGATTTTGCCCTTCACGAATATGCTAAAAAATTTGACGCTGCGGATCCCGCCGTTTTTGAAATTCCTCAAAGCGATCTTAAAGCCGCTGCAAAAAAGATGGAAAAACAGGATCCCGCCTTATACGAAGCTCTTTCTTATTCCCGCGACCTTGCGCTTGAATTTGCAAAAAAACAAAAAGAATCTTTCGGCGACTTTGAAATCGAACTGCGTCCCGGATTGTTTACGGGACAAAGAACCGTTGCCGTTGAAAAAGTTGGCGCCTACGTTCCTGCGGGGCGTTTCCCTCTCCTTTCAACCGTGATAATGACAGTAATGCCCGCAAAAGCGGCGGGTGTAAAAGAAACGATAATATGCACTCCTCCGCGGGTGCACCCCGACGACCTTAAAAAGGCCGGCAACGTTTCTGCCGAAACCACTTCTTCTGTCTCCTCCGTCGCCGAAGGAATTTCCGGCAAGGCGTTTTCAGGCGGAAAACCGTACGCCGACGAAGGAATCATGGCCGCCGCATATATCTGCGGTACCGACCGCGTCTTTGCCTGCGGCGGAGCACAGGCGATCGCGGCGATGGCGTTCGGAACACAATCCGTGCCGCAAGTAGACGTGATAGTAGGTCCGGGTAATAAATTTGTTGCGGAGGCAAAAAAACTCGTTTACGGCGCCGTCGGTTTGGACATGGCGGCAGGTCCTACTGAAGTGTTCATAATTGCCGATTCTTCGGCAAATCCGAAATGGATCGCAGCCGATCTTTTGGCGCAGGCGGAACACGACGTTGTCGCCCAGCCGGTTTTGGCAACTCCGTCGCGAGAATTCGCTTTTTCCGTCGCAGCCGAAATAGAAAAACAGCTTGAGACGCTTCAAACAAAAAACATCGCGAGGGAAAGCATCGATAACTTCGGCCGGATCATAATAACCGAATCGCTCGAACAGGCCGCCGATATTGCAAACCGTAAAGCTCCGGAACACCTTGAGCTTGCGATCGATGAAGACTCAAAACTCGATAAAATCGAAAAACTCGTACACAATTACGGGTCTCTTTTTATAGGACACAGTTCCGCAGAAGTTTTGGGAGATTATGCTGCAGGAATAAATCACACGCTTCCTACTTCCGGTTCCGCGCGATTTACAGGCGGCTTAAGCGTGCGGTGTTTTTTAAAAACCGTTACTACGCTCAGAACGAAACCGGGTTATGACGGTGTAAATAAAAGCGCAAAGGTATCGGCCTGTTTGGGAGACGCCGAAGGTCTTTTTGCCCACGCGCAAGCTGCAAGGCTGAGAATAAGAGAATAA